The sequence TTCTTCTTATAACGTATTGATTTGACCCCATAAGCGGGATCATATAAGTTTTCGTAAATCCTTTCAAGtatttgttttttcatattaatattttttctgtaTTGGTTTGTGTCAAGAACACTTGTTGCAATAAGATTTTTAATGTGTTGTTGTTGATCaatgtttttgaatgaaaattagtacttcaaatcatgattattaagACTTtagaacttattttttaaatcaaaagtgatatttttttgttgaaatgaaattttttataatattttattaatataatgttcaatttcactttcacattcagatattgaaaacaacATTCATTATTTAGTATTCAGATGTAGAGgtcacatcttaatattcagatgtgtattcagatcaaAACACTCATATCTTAATGCAAATTTCAATATTCAGATGTATATTCAGATTCAGACATCTTAATCTTAATAGAAACAAATTAAATGAGTCCGAATATATCAAAGGGAAATTGAAAACTTAATTAAAGAGTTATCAGAATTTTTAAAGatcaactaaaaagaaaaataagataaagaaattaagacgaaaataaaaattttcttttaaaaaacataaagaaaattcATGTCTAGTTTCTTGGTTCTTTATTTGTCTAACTATAGTTGTTCATTATTAACTTGACATAAGTGATTAATAAATAAGCagtaaataatagaaataattttattaagtcacccctattaaatataaatcatctaaaaattggaaaaaaaataagatttataaGTAACAAGagtaattaacaaaaaataataacatattcattagttttataaattgaacaaatattattaaaatataatgaacaaGTAAAGACGTATTTGAATTCTTCATTTATAGCGTTGGCAAATTTAATTTTGACTCGACTAGTTTTGCTTATTGAATTGCgaattataatatcaaatagTAGTacatagtttcatcatcatacaATGCATCTTATAGTAAAAAGTCATAGTACAAGTAAAGTTTATTATCGAAGAGAGAAGTAAATTTGTAGAACTCCATATAGTAATAGCTTGCTAGTAAATTTCATCACTTTCAACCAACGTTTCCATCAATTTTGTCAtctaaaaaatgaagaataaagttaaatttcaaattataaattgGGAAAATTAAAAAGAGAGAGAATTAGTAGGTACCATCTCCACATCTTTTGTGGCACTTCTTATCACATTTGATATATTGCTTGgctaaaaaattaacaaattatttatgttattataaaCACAGATCtcctttttgttttaattaaagaagCTTTTTGATAGGTACCATTGAACTTCCTTAGCTTCATTGTAAAATTAAATCCTATAAGTAATTATTAGTCTATTGAATATTTAGCAAAGTAAAATTTCTGATTCCGCTATTATTAATAGACATACATGGGAGACCGGCGCATCCGGTGTTGCAGTTATCATAGCAATTGACGCCTTGAGCAGCGACGCCGACTGTGTCGATGTTGGCCGATAAAAGGATCAAAAACACCATAGCCATAGCTGCCACTgaattcattttcttcttctccatttttttcttctatgtttGGAAGAGAGGACTGTCGGTAGATGTATTTATAAAGCTTCTCTATTGGTACAGCTGGCGATATATCGGATacgactaatttttttttttaaaaaatgatctagtttgacttgaaacggaatttaagaaaaaaaagattttttaatcttgtggttctaaattaaagttatgtcaaatgtatcaaaatgttctttaatcttgtggtatTAAACATGTAATGTGTAAAGTTAAAAGTTTAAGTGttgtcaaaaaaagaaaagaaattcattatttatgaaacaaactaaaaaggaaatagagacttttttttttaacagaGTGAGTACCAAAAATTCAAACcctcttttgtttttatatgcTTTTTACTTGATAATTAAGGGCACTAACAACAACATATTACAAATACGTTACTTTCTCTGTTTCACAAAAAATAACCTAGCTTGACTTTTAACGTAgtttaaaagtataaaaaaaaatttaaattttgtggtcctaaattaaagttaagtaaaatatacaaaattgttctttgatcttgtggccttaaacatgccacgtgaaaagttatttccaaaaaaagaaaaatatcattctttttaaaaaatactaaaaagaaaaggagatttatttttttatgaaacagaGGAATTAGAGTTTAACTTAGATGCACTGTCGGTGTATATTGGTTTTACACTAACACATACTTTTAAGAcaagtttcttttttattattaatatttctattttatgaaatataaatatcaaatataataatataaggcAATTAgaattctatctttattttaccCACGTGTTTAAGATTTTCTTTCcttactaaataaaattatcaactTTGTATTTTACTGGATGTACTTTTACAATGAACATTAAGCTAAACATATAGAGCTTCAAAATTAATGGAAAGACAAGTATCTAGaattttgttgttaatttttcttatcgtagaaaataattttaacttctaaagtataatttttgtatactcCTGGCACAATTATCATTTTAACTCAAGTTTTTGAGCTTTTAATCATtgatttatgtgtttatttacgCGATCCTCtgtttttatttatcaaatagatgatattatgatttttttttcatttccaattataaaatttttataagtaatattttttttcactttgataTTTATTGAAGCGTTGCACAGATAGGTGAAAACAGTACTTCAGTTTCTATTTCTTTTACTACAAAAAGTGCAAAATATTTTAGACCACCCATTTATGTTTAACGCTTTAGAATATTTTGTGATAAGgttcacaataattaattttgtatatctTAATGGTTGTCATAGTTATAACTGACAATATACACAATATttgtaatgaatataaaattgtaTTAGTTGCAAAACAACCGGAAGAACTACTTGATATACATCTATTAAAAACTTCTATAATATTTTGCTAAAAATAACCTAAACAATATAgttctttttttcaaataaataaatgacatTCACAAATTTTCTCCCTTCATGCGACAAACtacaaataattcataaaattaactGAATTTTCAATATCAGTTCTGTGTCTACGAAACAGGTTACAATAATATTACATAACTTTCAAGAGTTTAAAAGAAGCGCTAGAAATGTCTTAAATGGAGCAATATGGTGAATGAAGATGCGTATAGCTTGACGCCATAGTTCTTGTTGCTAGTTTAGACTTAAAGTCCAAATATAATTCACATATGAAGTTGTATTACATTATTTCGTATATATAACACAAATTCAAAAGAACGACCAGAGATTAATAAAGAAATTGAGCTTTTTGCTTCTCCATGGCAACATCTTCTATATCTCTCCGTGAATATAGTGCAAGACACTTCATGTGATGTCTTCCGTAGGAAGTCCTACTTTATCCCACAACATATAGTTTATGGATATTAAATTACTCAAGAGGAGAACAATTCCCAAAAAGGGGCAAGAACCCATCAAACTCCATTAACAAACAAAACAGAGGAATTTTGATAATTGGTGAAGAGACAAACTAAATGTTATAGAGTGTGAATGTTGAAAATTAATTGCAATGGATATGATTACATGTATTTTGTAAATTTGAAATAGATGTACATAACGAATAAATAGTTACCATAAATTCTGTTTATAATAGTTTCTCTTTAAACTGTTTCAATGGCGGATGCTCGTAATTTGCTTCAATGCTATTGAACAAGAGAAGCAACAGTAATGTTAAAGGAAATTCTGTAAAAGTACACTGATAAAACAAACAtgctaattttattttgtaaggAAAAGGAATCCTACATTAatagctaaaataaaaatagattccTAATTACCATACATTACTATATTtgatacttaaattttataaaataaaaataataataataaaaaaagacttgccttaaaaatatgtgttagtgtagaaaaaaatatacactGACAATGCATAGAAATTAAACTCAGAAAATTAACATATTATAGAAAAGTTAGCATTATAAATaagattttctttataaaaataaaaaaaagataagttTGAGAAATATAATGATTAAAGTTGGAAAGAGTATATGGACAATGATTGGATCTTTCATAATCAAAAACTTGGATTAGCTGTATTTAGGCCTTTTCTCATTCGAAGTTCTCTGATTTTATCTTGGCTTTGGTACAagtctataatttttaaatataattattaaaattaagttaaatatgTAAACGTGTATGGAcagaaaatgaaaagtaaattcTCTCAATAATTCGTGAATGATTAAGATAAGATTTAAGATTTGGTTGGTCACAATTCCCATGTAGGGtatcaaaaattctaaaacgtCTCTATATATACTTTGATCTATAAattgacaaatataattttGCTATAGTTTCATTATTATAAAATGCATCCATTACagttgaagaaaaaagaagtagAAGAAACCATAATAGTAATTAAAGGTTACGTTTATTTTCCCAACTATGAGGAAATTATTATCAAAGATAACAATTATTATTGTGGATTTCCGCTACAATATATAATAGCCTCAATAATTTTCAGCACTTTTAACCCAGGTTTGTATCAATTTTGCCATCTGcaaaatgaaaaatcaatagttaaattttgaatttaagctgcatgattaaaaaaaattaaaattaagacgATCTTAACTTCCATAATGTCGCAAAAATAATTGCTGAAaaatggaaaaggaaaaaaaaaaaaaaaggaattaccCGGTCCGCACCTAATCTGACACTTTTCGTCACAACGTTGGTACTCTCTCcctgtaaaagaaaaaaaaattgatatctCACGTGGTCACTCAATTTtgagttatttatttaaaaaattactcaattttaaaTTGGTTACTTAGAGAGTCattcaactttattttataactcaaaaatcattaaactaataatatttaacttaaaaagtcactcaattatttatatttcacttaTAAAGTCACTCAatccatttaaataaatttttcattaaattttatcttaaactatttttaaagaaataatctatctactattttttttttaatgaaaaggtagtaaaaaaaaataattaaataagcatcttatttatttttttaaaagaatttaactatttttttgtatttttataaatttaaatgaaaaagttatttaaattgattaagtaatttttaaagTGAAATATAAATAGTTCGATCACTttttaagtgaaatatcaatagttgagtgacttttgagttaaaaaaCAAACTTAAGTGACTTTCTAagtaaataacttaaaattaagTGACTTTCTAAATAATCTAttctgaaaaaatatatataagtttttactattaaaaacaatatactataaaaaaaattatactagtTTTGAGATATGAATAATTCTGCTTTAACCAATAATTAACATAACGATTTGATTGATTGATCGTATAGTTAAAATAactataaattaattcaaaaaaataataaaagggaGAAATGAAGATATAATACATGAGTGACCAACACAGGCGGTGTTACAAGAGTCATAGCAATCGACGTCTTGAGCAGCGACGCCGACAGTGTCGGTGTTGGAAGATAGAAGGATCATCAGCACAATAGCCATGGTTGCCACTGCATTCATTTTCATCTTCTCCATCATTTTTCCTCTGTATAGTTAGATgcctttttaattttattttaaagtggGTGTGAATTAATTATAAAAGATAGAGAAGAGTGTCGGTGGATATTTATAGCATTAATGCTGCAAAAGTAGAAGAAACGATTTTCATCAGCAACGTATTTATTTACCCATTTCGTAGAAGAtgccttttctttttaaaaacaatttcatCGTTTCAATCAAATTGAACActaatttaaccaatttaaAGGGAATATCAAAATAACTATCCCATCAAAGAATTTTCATATCCAAACATATGAGAAAATGGACTAGATACTGCCCAAACGATTGACTAAATGGCtgataatataaaagaaaaagaagtacaatAAGTCCAACCacaaaagagtaaaaattggTTGTAAGAGAAAATGATAGAAATTTCAATCTTGTTTGCTAAAAATTAGTTATCTTAAGACCTATCTAATCCGTATCAACAGGTCCAGAAACTTGTATTACACACTGTTACTGGTGGTAAATGCAAGATCACAGGAAAATTGTCTATTCTATTCACACCAATGTCTTAGCGCATCCTTTTTCAGTTTAAATTTGCTTCGACATAGCTGTAAGGAACCACGTGGTATGCATATTGCTGCAGAACAGAGATGAGAAAGAAGCATATTCCACTAGTCCTCAAAAGTGGTAAAAAACGCAAATCGTCCTGAAACTAACTACTAAAAGTTTGCCATGGATTGTTCGGAAGACACCCTTAAAAGGTATCATCAGGCACTAGCCGGAATAATATATATCCAAAtacaatatgtatatatatgcaaAAGGTCAATAGAGGTTGGAAAACAATAcaaagtaaatattatttacaaCAGGAAGTGAAGTTTAGTCTTGATACATATCATATTCTCATACTCCAACCCACTTACAAGCTAGCTAGATTGTAGTAATAGGCTAATAATAGAGCTAGTAGAAATGGTATACTTGTCATTGAAGCTTCATTATCCCAAATGAAAGCCAACTACATAAGAAAAGAACAAAGTAGTCTCAGAAAACAAGGAAAATTGTTGAAGCCACATTTATCATACTAATGATATCTGCCAGAAAGAGagaacacaatcacaaataaaCAAGTACATTTGTCCTGTCTGAGAGTCAAATTTCAGGCATATTAGTCATTTTTGTAGGCTTGTGTTAACTGTCCTTTTCCTTCCCATAATCACTTAGATATAACTGGTGTATTTCCATCTCTAACTCAACAAACAATGTAAGCATAAAAACAGTTGAATATTATCGAAATTGCTGAGAATACTCACTATTTTGTTTGCCCTAAAATCAGAGTATACAGAATCCTCAAATTCATATCACAAAATcataattaccaaaaaaaaaaagtaggtaGCATCGCATATTTGAAACTCTCACAGCGCGGAAGTTTTGAGAACCATGAAAACAACCTCCTCAAGcatataatattcatatctGCCGACGTTTCAAGAGCATCTGCCAGTAACACTTGGCAGCAAGAACTGAGATTTTATCTCGTGTTTCGTGCTACTGGAAAAGCTTGATATTGGAGGTTTTGTAGGCAAACAATGAGGACGGTGAAGTCGGGATCGGAGAATGACGGGATGAAAATTGCCATGGTGAACGAGAGAGaagactaaaaaaaataagttcgaAAAAAgcctaaaatattattaaaatattaaaaattctaaaattcatttattgtgatttcaaaagtaataaataaataataaattgatttataaattatattaataaattaaattataattaatagttgaacgtcatgtattttaaaaaatatttaaagagtttaattttaaaataatcaatgaaGTAGTCAATTTTGAACGCAAagatcaataataaaaatattttaaaactaatagatggatgaaaaaatatttttaagccaataaataaatgaatgaatgaagggtaatattattacatttttaatattttaaaaatattttaaactcttGTCAAATTTAAGTTTTAAGTGGAGTGGATATAAATAAAGAATTCTTAGAATTTGCATAAAATTTATGGGACTACcccaatttgatataaaattggaCCTCCACAGTGAAACCCCCGAAATCtaacagttttttttttttttttgtagtgtgCTAATCtgattaaataaagaaatattttactGATAATTTCTTTGATGAAATTACAAGTGAAAGCTTCTCACCTTGTTCTTTTTCgtccttttttattattttaaatgaagaaGAGATCATGTAATAACAATGTTGATGTTTCTGaggaaataatagaaaaaatctGAGATTGGAATTCCATAATTGTTGATCAATACTTTATAACTTTCGTTGGTTGTGAAAAATCCTCTTTTGTGATTTGGTGTGAAGATGGTGAATTTGAGGTCTACGGATTACTTTTGGAGCGAAGCaatattcaatattaataaTTCGAGATTGTATCGCATAAGGAATCCTAAAACTGGTCGAATTGTTCAACTTCCTAAACCACAAAAAACTCCTAGTTTGAGCATGTATCTTGCTTCTCTCCCATATATTACACAAGAATTTAATTTCAAGATACATGCTCAAACTAGGAATTTAATTTCAAGGTAATTAACTATTCCCAAAACGAATACATGGATTGAAGAAAAACGCATCATCAAGATGAAAAACTTGACGGACGAACCAATTCAATTATGGTGTTCCAGTTGTACTTTTTATTGCCACTTAAGGAAAAGTTTCTGCcgctataattttatttctgcCAAGGTAGATATTGTGTTGTCTGATTACGACAAATCTAAAGTGATATTGTATGGTTCCTAAATCTTCCCGTCTATCTAATAACAACTTTTATTTACTctaatatgttttttcttttgctcCAATTTTATGTTTCCCCttttttccatattttgttATGAAAAGTTCATCTTGTATTTGCTCTAATATGTTTTGTCTTTGTTACAATTTTTCCTTTctgtttattttttctctttaaagaaaagtcaaaggaaaatatcattttcttccatattttgTTATGAAAAGCTTGAAGCCATATAAGTTAGAATATCCAATACAATAATAGTCACAATGTAGTTTTATAAAGAATTCAATTTATGGGGAGATTTCCCTCTCaataatttaaatgttttctttttattagcTTTTAATATGTAAGTCGTTCGATCaaactttaataatattatgttttttagaataattaagTTTTTATCTATCTAATTTATTATCATATGATTTGCAATTGTAAGATTTAACATGTCTCCCTAATCACCTTTTTTTCTATAGGCAAATATGGTAACGCAAATAAATTGAACTGAAGCTTCCTGATATATATCACAATATTGTAATGAGTAATgtctaaataaattaagaataactttcacatatagcaaatataaaattcttaattttatgtGATGGTAAGCTTTTCCAAATTGCATTTCGTAGCAAAATTGTAATTTGCTACGGACGAATCGTTGTTTGGTGAATTGTATAATTTATGCAGTGCAGAAGAAATTGTATAATgtaaagagaaaagagaaaacatCTGTTTGTAAACTACGGATGAATCGTTGTTTGATAAATcgtataattagtatatttataCCGTGCAGAAGAAATTATATAACGTAAcgagaaaagagaaaatagttgtttgtatatttatatagtaaAGATTCGTCCTTAGTTTGGATGTATGATTctgtatatatacattatacaaACAGATTTCAATTTATGTATGTGTGTAAGTTTGTGCAATTGTAAATGTCTAAATGAAcattgtacaaaagtatccttttacaaatgcaaaaatttatacaaatcaattgtataatttgtgtatatataaaacgagaaagagagcaAGACAATAGAAAATGCAGGGAAATTTTTgcattgtataattataagtgtatagaacgaaaatatatgtatatgtatgtgtatatacaattttctctcgttttatacaactTTCGctctattgtataaagcgagagaggagAGCAACTGGAGCGTACGAGAGAAGGAGAGTGGCGAGTGAGAATATGAGGGAGAAAGACAACTGACAAATAATTTGCtatgaaacacaaataaatcaaacgatagctattatatttattttatattattaatttgttatacaattattctttaaattaatgattgccaaattaatgtttttttgttaaaaggattcaattaactaatgaacggaaaagggcctaaaataccctcaaagtattgaaaatggtacaaaattaccctccatccacctattggctccaaaatacccttctcatccacctattggctccaaaatactcttgtcatccaccttttggtttaaaattgaccacttatttaatggttttaaatttaaacgatttaattttttttaaatatgtggcgctaaactatttgttataatttaacttattagtataatttataaatcaatcaactacccacccattactaattaaactccTCCAATTTAATAAATcagtcacattattaatgcaacaatagAAAAGTTATTACCaattgagaatttttttaaaatatttgagatGAAAATATCGAAGTAAACTATCATACAAtcaaatttctaaataaaaattatcgataaacttaaaagtctgactatgttcatcttaactatccttacgtctcaattatgtgatgttacttcataggtaattttttttcaaaataatatattaaaggttttaaaacaaatcataaatatttataaaattatatttaaaaaaggtgCATGAATCAATTCGGAATGTATTACTtatttacctttaatcataaatttctaattcaatcttaaaagataatcctattgaaagtgtcgtcctaaataagcggctcaacctaaatttaattggggtttCGATTTGGATtcaaataattttggatgtcattttcaagaatctataatttcatcgtgttttagtagtgtttatggcgattttgatattataattggattattaattgggtgacgtttagttagtaatgagtggatagtgggttgatttataaattatattaatgaattaaattataaccaatagttaaacgccaagtattttaaaaaatatttaaagaatttaattttaaaacaattaaataagtggtcaattttaaaCCAAAGGTAGATGACAAGGTATTATGGAGCCAATAGGgagatgaaaagggcattttggagccaataggtgaatgagaagggcattttggagccaataagtGAATGGaggataattttatatcattttcaatactttaaggatattttagacccttttcctaCTAATCAATTACCCTAGTTCATAAAACTGTGGAAAGTATTTTGCAAAAAAACTACTATTAAAAATTAACGACATAAATAAGCCTCTTCTTGAACAATTATGACATAACatgccaaacttttttaataaatcacataaataagtcttttatgaaaattCTAGTAGTTCGAAATTACTTTGTGTGGACTTCAAGATATACGAAAATTAGTATATTATTCTTGGAGAACAAGTTCAAGCTAACTCCAGAACCTTCCATACACCCTTTGGTCTCCACATTTTACCAGAACTTTCTAGATTCTCTCCGCTATATATAAGAGCCTCCTCTGCCATGTTTGCCCTCAATCAAAAGTTCATCCAACtaacaaaaatcatattaatcaATCGACTTAGATATTTTGATTGATCGAAGATGCCGATGCGACCAACAGGCGGATTGAAACAAGATTGGGATCCAATCGTGCTGCAGAAGCCAAAGATGAAGGCACAAGACCTGAAGGATCCAAAAATTGTGAATCAGGCATTGCGAGCTGGAGCACAAGTTCAAACGGTGAAGAAATTCGACGCTGGTTTGAATAAGAAGGCGGCGACGTTGGCAGTTAATGTTAGAAAGCTCGATGAGGCGGCGGAACCAGCGGCACTTGAGAAATTGCCGGTGGA comes from Solanum pennellii chromosome 1, SPENNV200 and encodes:
- the LOC107027143 gene encoding uncharacterized protein LOC107027143 isoform X4, yielding MEKKKMNSVAAMAMVFLILLSANIDTVGVAAQGVNCYDNCNTGCAGLPSEEYLICDNKCHERCGDESKIYGNLVESD
- the LOC107027143 gene encoding uncharacterized protein LOC107027143 isoform X3, with amino-acid sequence MEKKKMNSVAAMAMVFLILLSANIDTVGVAAQGVNCYDNCNTGCAGLPSEEYLICDNKCHERCGDVSSFLAESKIYGNLVESD
- the LOC107027143 gene encoding uncharacterized protein LOC107027143 isoform X1, which produces MEKKKMNSVAAMAMVFLILLSANIDTVGVAAQGVNCYDNCNTGCAGLPSKQYIKCDKKCHKRCGDAEEYLICDNKCHERCGDVSSFLAESKIYGNLVESD
- the LOC107027342 gene encoding multiprotein-bridging factor 1c, with the protein product MPMRPTGGLKQDWDPIVLQKPKMKAQDLKDPKIVNQALRAGAQVQTVKKFDAGLNKKAATLAVNVRKLDEAAEPAALEKLPVDVRQAIQKARIEKKMSQADLAKKINERTQVVAEYENGKAVPNQLVLGKMEKVLGVKLRGKIHKS
- the LOC107027143 gene encoding uncharacterized protein LOC107027143 isoform X5 gives rise to the protein MEKKKMNSVAAMAMVFLILLSANIDTVGVAAQGVNCYDNCNTGCAGLPSKQYIKCDKKCHKRCGDDDKIDGNVG
- the LOC107027143 gene encoding uncharacterized protein LOC107027143 isoform X2, producing MEKKKMNSVAAMAMVFLILLSANIDTVGVAAQGVNCYDNCNTGCAGLPSKQYIKCDKKCHKRCGDAEEYLICDNKCHERCGDESKIYGNLVESD